TAAGGGCATACCTATTATACTATAcaattttatattaattttgtttatttggtgCGGAATATATTAGATCCatcactgtttatttatttattttttgtgacatcTAGTAGCGCGATTCAGTTGTTTTTTCTATTTACCGCCACAAGGATATTGCATAATATAACTCAAGGAATATTTTCCACAGCAACCAATAAGAATCCAACTTGAACTGGTGTGACTTAGGCAAAGTGAATCATGACTAGCTGTTCAGGGTTATGCCACTTTGTATCCattgctgtttcctttttttaactcTGTTTGTGCTATACTTTTCATTTTTATAACACTTTAGTATCCCTGTTTAATGCAATatcttaaaaaattataaaaatcaatccacttttaaatttactttttattttcaggACTTTTTTATTTTAAGATTTTGTTGTCAAGCATTGTGGTTTATAACTAATTTCATTTACTTTTTGCATATAAGAACAAGTCAACcataaaatatttatattattaaaAGATGAATGTGTGGTATAAGGTCACTTTTTAATCACTGTTTTTTTACAACCCTAGATTCATGGTATTTAGTTATACTGTGCAGTCTCTTTATGCTATGAATAGTGTTTAAGAAATAATTATAGAGCAGATTGGTTGGGCAACACTGCTGATAAAGattatgatatttattaaaattaagTTGAAAAATATTCACTTTAAAGACCAATTAATAGTTGATTGGGGTCTTGGAAGTTTACAGTATATGGTAAGGCTTCAAAATTTAAATTAGAGtgtaaaatattatatttattggCACGGTAATGTCcatctttgttttattttgtaaATATTAATGTCCATCTCTGTTTTGTAAACATTATTGTCCAGCTTTGTTTTGTAAatcttatttataaaaaaaaaaaaatatatatatatatatatatatatatatatatatatatatatatatagtaatttatATTGTTTATGTGTACTTTGTATCTAACTGAATAGTGTTGTATAACTATGAATGGAAAGCGGGGTTGTGTTGTGCCTCTGCATCCTTTGTAAGCTCTATTGTTTTGTCTCTGCAGCTACTGAATGAAACCAGTCAGCCTGGAAGGATTCTTTCTCACGAGATGCTTCTGTGGAAGTGGTATTATAGCCCCTTAGTTACAGGGCAGAGAAGATAACAGAATTCAGGGACAAGCCTTTTAAACACATCACTTTATCTAATGCCCTTGTATTTAAAGCCATAGCTGATGAGAGCACCAGCTGAATGAATGATGCAAGGAGCTGTCCCTTTTCCAAACTTCTCTGGCACATATGTATGTGGAGGAGTGGCTTGTGGACTGCAGCTGTCTATGGCTTTACTGTCAAAGTGCATTAGCTCTAGCAGTTTGTTTGGGATGAGAGGCAGTCAGTCAGTGGTGATTAACTAAGCACAAAGTCAAAAGTAAGCATAGACAGAGATGCATCCCATTCTGCTTCTGCTGTCCTTGTTTGGGTTCTTCCACCTGATACCTGGTGTAGGGGCAAATGCTTCTCTATGCGGTCCATGCAACAAAGATGACTGTAGGTCTATCACCTGTGCAGCACCTGAGCTGCTCACCAAAGATGACTGTGACTGCTGTGACCTCTGCCTCAGTATAGAAGGAGAGAATTGTGGTGGACGAGATGAGACGAGAGCTCGCTGTGCTCCTGGGATGGTCTGTGTAAGCCATTCCAGTTTGGGAAGAGAGTCATCCTCTTATTCTGAAGGGACAGGATTCTGCCTATGTGAAGAAGATGGTGCTGTATGTGGCTCTGATGGACGAACCCATTCCAGTGTCTGTGCCCTCCATCTGCAGAGCTGGAAGGCACAAAGCCAAGGCAAGGGTACCATCAACAAAGTCCATGATGGAGAGTGCACATTTGGTAAGTGTTTTATTTGTACAACTAGCTAATATAAAAAGTTTCCATAAACTTAATattggcaaaaaataataattaactataCATACTAGTATGTA
This window of the Aquarana catesbeiana isolate 2022-GZ linkage group LG01, ASM4218655v1, whole genome shotgun sequence genome carries:
- the IGFBPL1 gene encoding insulin-like growth factor-binding protein-like 1 → MHPILLLLSLFGFFHLIPGVGANASLCGPCNKDDCRSITCAAPELLTKDDCDCCDLCLSIEGENCGGRDETRARCAPGMVCVSHSSLGRESSSYSEGTGFCLCEEDGAVCGSDGRTHSSVCALHLQSWKAQSQGKGTINKVHDGECTFAPVITIAPGKIHNVTGAQVYLSCEVKAIPTPIISWRKVSESPKGVRIFEDLPGDRVNVAVQVRGGPSRHESSSWVMIKPLTKEDEGTYQCHATNMVGDAFAEGSIRVVEHNSRRMKKNHHRI